A window of Lepidochelys kempii isolate rLepKem1 chromosome 1, rLepKem1.hap2, whole genome shotgun sequence contains these coding sequences:
- the LCA5L gene encoding lebercilin-like protein isoform X2 — MHSARVPRSHSNKEMKTASPARAVERARSWNPFTMSSTSNTMMALDDCFLRIIVPEDSKSESYTRSRGSNESPRTSKSTRSSSSSRINDYSRCSRECESESSHVNYSDDFLTDYLESAGNSNYLELSGTKEKKLQKKNKKNDQPKGGKKLPPKKMQFQNTSFLSTQNNMISQKKDATAQRILSARLHKIKELKNELSDLQHKLEASNLENQLLKQLQYRHLKAIGKYENAENNLPDIIAKHYSEVRSLRGLLRKSQEQERNTSRKLREVEAELLKTKDALQVLQKLSEDTNLAERGELTHRLSILTERMEANDKRIQGLEKQLTLNSNIFSRQLAAENRKTIAARTITKNLQMEIKSLQQKIKEKEREVGIKNIYANRMLKGLQDKADPVPRKKGVSLSKSVQVNKQNFRSAQVSHHQKQGIVKSAALFLEEKKTTEDINQKVEPYEDTKHKIEIEPTKKPSKQETSNKTCREFLRDEIQLTEEKTHFEFMERKKKNREVQKRKADLLKEELEKLMKAGQTRPPNDVPVRKNNQEKVVAEENEKEERKSKQLSDKGAAEDKSVTSTQNNRTPTRLKKQYTFTEATENLHQGLPASGPVSNTGSLRKNRQAGQHQSETAELKARNSFGIYEPSFGKVTKTRQKDTAAEDGCYVRTTLRERKNSLMEELFGPSGVLNNHSTPNTKGLDKEQTIVDNETLHNYTSEISDSDTGLQCGDSKLTLGKS, encoded by the exons GTCATGGAACCCATTTACAATGTCCTCTACTAGCAACACAATGATGGCCCTAGATGACTGTTTCCTCCGTATTATAGTGCCAGAAGATAGTAAGTCAGAAAGCTACACAAGAAGCAGAGGCAGTAATGAATCTCCTAGGACCAGTAAGAGCACCAGAAGCAGCAGTAGTAGCAGAATTAATGATTATAGTAGGTGCAGTAGAGAATGTGAAAGTGAAAGTTCTCATGTTAACTACTCTGATGATTTTCTCACTGACTATTTGGAATCAGCTGGCAATAGCAATTATTTAGAACTGTCAGGAACCAAAGAGAAGAAACTacagaagaaaaataagaaaaatgatcAGCCAAAAG GAGGCAAGAAGTTGCCACCTAAGAAGATGCAATTCCAGAATACTTCATTTTTAAGTACTCAGAATAATATGATTTCCCAGAAAAAAGATGCTACGGCTCAACGTATATTATCTGCAAGACTTCACAAAATTAAAGAACTGAAAAATGAActgtctgacctccagcataaaCTGGAAGCATCAAACTTAGAAAACCAGCTTCTGAAACAGCTTCAGTATCGGCACTTGAAAGCAATAGGTAAATATGAAAATGCAGAGAATAACTTGCCTGATATTATAGCAAAACATTATAGTGAGGTAAGATCTCTAAGGGGACTCCTTAGGAAGTCTCAGGAACAGGAGCGAAATACATCCAGGAAGCTTAGAGAAGTTGAAGCAGAGCTGTTAAAGACTAAAGATGCCTTGCAAGTATTGCAGAAACTTTCAGAAGACACGAATCTTGCAGAGAGAGGGGAACTTACTCATAGATTATCAATCCTTACAGAAAGAATGGAAGCCAATGATAAGAGAATACAG GGCTTAGAAAAACAGCTGACATTGAACAGTAACATCTTTAGTCGTCAATTGGCAGCTGAGAATAGAAAGACTATAGCAGCTCGGACAATCACAAAGAACTTACAAATGGAAATTAAGTctcttcaacaaaaaattaaG gaaaaggAACGAGAAGTTGGTATAAAAAATATCTACGCAAATCGGATGCTTAAAGGTCTACAGGACAAAGCTGATCCAGTACCTCGCAAAAAAG GTGTTAGTTTAAGCAAATCAGTACAAGTAAATAAGCAGAATTTTAGATCAGCACAGGTTTCACATCATCAAAAACAAGGAATAGTCAAGAGTGCAGCTCTATTCCTAGAG GAGAAAAAGACAACTGAAGACATAAATCAAAAAGTAGAACCCTATGAAGATACAAAACATAAGATAGAAATTGAACCAACCAAGAAACCATCAAAGCAAGAAACTTCTAATAAAACATGTAGAG AATTTTTAAGAGATGAAATACAGCTCACAGAAGAAAAAACTCATTTTGAATttatggaaagaaaaaagaaaaatagagaaGTGCAAAAACGGAAAGCTGACTTACTGAAAGAAGAACTGGAGAAACTGATGAAAGCAGGACAAACTCGACCGCCAAACGATGTCCCAGTAAGGAAGAATAATCAGGAAAAAGTTGTAGCAGAAGAGAatgaaaaggaggaaagaaaaagtaaacaaCTAAGTGACAAAGGAGCAGCAGAAGATAAAAGTGTAACTTCAACGCAGAATAACAGAACACCCACTAGACTAAAAAAACAGTATACCTTCACAGAAGCCACTGAAAACTTGCATCAGGGGCTTCCTGCATCAGGTCCAGTGTCCAACACAGGCAGCCTCCGCAAAAACAGACAAGCTGGTCAGCACCAGAGTGAGACAGCTGAATTGAAGGCAAGAAATTCATTTGGCATATATGAGCCATCATTTGGTAAAGTTACCAAAACAAGGCAGAAAGACACTGCTGCAGAGGATGGATGCTATGTTCGTACAACGCtaagagagaggaaaaattcTCTTATGGAAGAACTCTTTGGACCAAGCGGTGTCTTAAACAACCATTCAACCCCTAACACAAAAGGGCTTGATAAAGAACAAACAATTGTGGACAATGAAACGTTACATAATTATACAAGTGAGATTTCAGACTCTGACACTGGTCTGCAATGTGGAGATTCTAAACTTACACTAGGAAAGTCTTAG
- the LCA5L gene encoding lebercilin-like protein isoform X1, whose protein sequence is MKTASPARAVERARSWNPFTMSSTSNTMMALDDCFLRIIVPEDSKSESYTRSRGSNESPRTSKSTRSSSSSRINDYSRCSRECESESSHVNYSDDFLTDYLESAGNSNYLELSGTKEKKLQKKNKKNDQPKGGKKLPPKKMQFQNTSFLSTQNNMISQKKDATAQRILSARLHKIKELKNELSDLQHKLEASNLENQLLKQLQYRHLKAIGKYENAENNLPDIIAKHYSEVRSLRGLLRKSQEQERNTSRKLREVEAELLKTKDALQVLQKLSEDTNLAERGELTHRLSILTERMEANDKRIQGLEKQLTLNSNIFSRQLAAENRKTIAARTITKNLQMEIKSLQQKIKEKEREVGIKNIYANRMLKGLQDKADPVPRKKGRNPFLGGLVSSHREGNISWRLLTVPGVSLSKSVQVNKQNFRSAQVSHHQKQGIVKSAALFLEEKKTTEDINQKVEPYEDTKHKIEIEPTKKPSKQETSNKTCREFLRDEIQLTEEKTHFEFMERKKKNREVQKRKADLLKEELEKLMKAGQTRPPNDVPVRKNNQEKVVAEENEKEERKSKQLSDKGAAEDKSVTSTQNNRTPTRLKKQYTFTEATENLHQGLPASGPVSNTGSLRKNRQAGQHQSETAELKARNSFGIYEPSFGKVTKTRQKDTAAEDGCYVRTTLRERKNSLMEELFGPSGVLNNHSTPNTKGLDKEQTIVDNETLHNYTSEISDSDTGLQCGDSKLTLGKS, encoded by the exons GTCATGGAACCCATTTACAATGTCCTCTACTAGCAACACAATGATGGCCCTAGATGACTGTTTCCTCCGTATTATAGTGCCAGAAGATAGTAAGTCAGAAAGCTACACAAGAAGCAGAGGCAGTAATGAATCTCCTAGGACCAGTAAGAGCACCAGAAGCAGCAGTAGTAGCAGAATTAATGATTATAGTAGGTGCAGTAGAGAATGTGAAAGTGAAAGTTCTCATGTTAACTACTCTGATGATTTTCTCACTGACTATTTGGAATCAGCTGGCAATAGCAATTATTTAGAACTGTCAGGAACCAAAGAGAAGAAACTacagaagaaaaataagaaaaatgatcAGCCAAAAG GAGGCAAGAAGTTGCCACCTAAGAAGATGCAATTCCAGAATACTTCATTTTTAAGTACTCAGAATAATATGATTTCCCAGAAAAAAGATGCTACGGCTCAACGTATATTATCTGCAAGACTTCACAAAATTAAAGAACTGAAAAATGAActgtctgacctccagcataaaCTGGAAGCATCAAACTTAGAAAACCAGCTTCTGAAACAGCTTCAGTATCGGCACTTGAAAGCAATAGGTAAATATGAAAATGCAGAGAATAACTTGCCTGATATTATAGCAAAACATTATAGTGAGGTAAGATCTCTAAGGGGACTCCTTAGGAAGTCTCAGGAACAGGAGCGAAATACATCCAGGAAGCTTAGAGAAGTTGAAGCAGAGCTGTTAAAGACTAAAGATGCCTTGCAAGTATTGCAGAAACTTTCAGAAGACACGAATCTTGCAGAGAGAGGGGAACTTACTCATAGATTATCAATCCTTACAGAAAGAATGGAAGCCAATGATAAGAGAATACAG GGCTTAGAAAAACAGCTGACATTGAACAGTAACATCTTTAGTCGTCAATTGGCAGCTGAGAATAGAAAGACTATAGCAGCTCGGACAATCACAAAGAACTTACAAATGGAAATTAAGTctcttcaacaaaaaattaaG gaaaaggAACGAGAAGTTGGTATAAAAAATATCTACGCAAATCGGATGCTTAAAGGTCTACAGGACAAAGCTGATCCAGTACCTCGCAAAAAAG GGAGGAACCCTTTTCTAGGAGGGCTGGTTTCCAGTCACAGAGAAGGAAACATTTCTTGGCGTTTACTTACAGTACcag GTGTTAGTTTAAGCAAATCAGTACAAGTAAATAAGCAGAATTTTAGATCAGCACAGGTTTCACATCATCAAAAACAAGGAATAGTCAAGAGTGCAGCTCTATTCCTAGAG GAGAAAAAGACAACTGAAGACATAAATCAAAAAGTAGAACCCTATGAAGATACAAAACATAAGATAGAAATTGAACCAACCAAGAAACCATCAAAGCAAGAAACTTCTAATAAAACATGTAGAG AATTTTTAAGAGATGAAATACAGCTCACAGAAGAAAAAACTCATTTTGAATttatggaaagaaaaaagaaaaatagagaaGTGCAAAAACGGAAAGCTGACTTACTGAAAGAAGAACTGGAGAAACTGATGAAAGCAGGACAAACTCGACCGCCAAACGATGTCCCAGTAAGGAAGAATAATCAGGAAAAAGTTGTAGCAGAAGAGAatgaaaaggaggaaagaaaaagtaaacaaCTAAGTGACAAAGGAGCAGCAGAAGATAAAAGTGTAACTTCAACGCAGAATAACAGAACACCCACTAGACTAAAAAAACAGTATACCTTCACAGAAGCCACTGAAAACTTGCATCAGGGGCTTCCTGCATCAGGTCCAGTGTCCAACACAGGCAGCCTCCGCAAAAACAGACAAGCTGGTCAGCACCAGAGTGAGACAGCTGAATTGAAGGCAAGAAATTCATTTGGCATATATGAGCCATCATTTGGTAAAGTTACCAAAACAAGGCAGAAAGACACTGCTGCAGAGGATGGATGCTATGTTCGTACAACGCtaagagagaggaaaaattcTCTTATGGAAGAACTCTTTGGACCAAGCGGTGTCTTAAACAACCATTCAACCCCTAACACAAAAGGGCTTGATAAAGAACAAACAATTGTGGACAATGAAACGTTACATAATTATACAAGTGAGATTTCAGACTCTGACACTGGTCTGCAATGTGGAGATTCTAAACTTACACTAGGAAAGTCTTAG
- the LCA5L gene encoding lebercilin-like protein isoform X4: MKTASPARAVERARSWNPFTMSSTSNTMMALDDCFLRIIVPEDSKSESYTRSRGSNESPRTSKSTRSSSSSRINDYSRCSRECESESSHVNYSDDFLTDYLESAGNSNYLELSGTKEKKLQKKNKKNDQPKGGKKLPPKKMQFQNTSFLSTQNNMISQKKDATAQRILSARLHKIKELKNELSDLQHKLEASNLENQLLKQLQYRHLKAIGKYENAENNLPDIIAKHYSEVRSLRGLLRKSQEQERNTSRKLREVEAELLKTKDALQVLQKLSEDTNLAERGELTHRLSILTERMEANDKRIQGLEKQLTLNSNIFSRQLAAENRKTIAARTITKNLQMEIKSLQQKIKEKEREVGIKNIYANRMLKGLQDKADPVPRKKGEKDN, encoded by the exons GTCATGGAACCCATTTACAATGTCCTCTACTAGCAACACAATGATGGCCCTAGATGACTGTTTCCTCCGTATTATAGTGCCAGAAGATAGTAAGTCAGAAAGCTACACAAGAAGCAGAGGCAGTAATGAATCTCCTAGGACCAGTAAGAGCACCAGAAGCAGCAGTAGTAGCAGAATTAATGATTATAGTAGGTGCAGTAGAGAATGTGAAAGTGAAAGTTCTCATGTTAACTACTCTGATGATTTTCTCACTGACTATTTGGAATCAGCTGGCAATAGCAATTATTTAGAACTGTCAGGAACCAAAGAGAAGAAACTacagaagaaaaataagaaaaatgatcAGCCAAAAG GAGGCAAGAAGTTGCCACCTAAGAAGATGCAATTCCAGAATACTTCATTTTTAAGTACTCAGAATAATATGATTTCCCAGAAAAAAGATGCTACGGCTCAACGTATATTATCTGCAAGACTTCACAAAATTAAAGAACTGAAAAATGAActgtctgacctccagcataaaCTGGAAGCATCAAACTTAGAAAACCAGCTTCTGAAACAGCTTCAGTATCGGCACTTGAAAGCAATAGGTAAATATGAAAATGCAGAGAATAACTTGCCTGATATTATAGCAAAACATTATAGTGAGGTAAGATCTCTAAGGGGACTCCTTAGGAAGTCTCAGGAACAGGAGCGAAATACATCCAGGAAGCTTAGAGAAGTTGAAGCAGAGCTGTTAAAGACTAAAGATGCCTTGCAAGTATTGCAGAAACTTTCAGAAGACACGAATCTTGCAGAGAGAGGGGAACTTACTCATAGATTATCAATCCTTACAGAAAGAATGGAAGCCAATGATAAGAGAATACAG GGCTTAGAAAAACAGCTGACATTGAACAGTAACATCTTTAGTCGTCAATTGGCAGCTGAGAATAGAAAGACTATAGCAGCTCGGACAATCACAAAGAACTTACAAATGGAAATTAAGTctcttcaacaaaaaattaaG gaaaaggAACGAGAAGTTGGTATAAAAAATATCTACGCAAATCGGATGCTTAAAGGTCTACAGGACAAAGCTGATCCAGTACCTCGCAAAAAAG GAGAAAAAGACAACTGA
- the LCA5L gene encoding lebercilin-like protein isoform X3 — MQFQNTSFLSTQNNMISQKKDATAQRILSARLHKIKELKNELSDLQHKLEASNLENQLLKQLQYRHLKAIGKYENAENNLPDIIAKHYSEVRSLRGLLRKSQEQERNTSRKLREVEAELLKTKDALQVLQKLSEDTNLAERGELTHRLSILTERMEANDKRIQGLEKQLTLNSNIFSRQLAAENRKTIAARTITKNLQMEIKSLQQKIKEKEREVGIKNIYANRMLKGLQDKADPVPRKKGRNPFLGGLVSSHREGNISWRLLTVPGVSLSKSVQVNKQNFRSAQVSHHQKQGIVKSAALFLEEKKTTEDINQKVEPYEDTKHKIEIEPTKKPSKQETSNKTCREFLRDEIQLTEEKTHFEFMERKKKNREVQKRKADLLKEELEKLMKAGQTRPPNDVPVRKNNQEKVVAEENEKEERKSKQLSDKGAAEDKSVTSTQNNRTPTRLKKQYTFTEATENLHQGLPASGPVSNTGSLRKNRQAGQHQSETAELKARNSFGIYEPSFGKVTKTRQKDTAAEDGCYVRTTLRERKNSLMEELFGPSGVLNNHSTPNTKGLDKEQTIVDNETLHNYTSEISDSDTGLQCGDSKLTLGKS, encoded by the exons ATGCAATTCCAGAATACTTCATTTTTAAGTACTCAGAATAATATGATTTCCCAGAAAAAAGATGCTACGGCTCAACGTATATTATCTGCAAGACTTCACAAAATTAAAGAACTGAAAAATGAActgtctgacctccagcataaaCTGGAAGCATCAAACTTAGAAAACCAGCTTCTGAAACAGCTTCAGTATCGGCACTTGAAAGCAATAGGTAAATATGAAAATGCAGAGAATAACTTGCCTGATATTATAGCAAAACATTATAGTGAGGTAAGATCTCTAAGGGGACTCCTTAGGAAGTCTCAGGAACAGGAGCGAAATACATCCAGGAAGCTTAGAGAAGTTGAAGCAGAGCTGTTAAAGACTAAAGATGCCTTGCAAGTATTGCAGAAACTTTCAGAAGACACGAATCTTGCAGAGAGAGGGGAACTTACTCATAGATTATCAATCCTTACAGAAAGAATGGAAGCCAATGATAAGAGAATACAG GGCTTAGAAAAACAGCTGACATTGAACAGTAACATCTTTAGTCGTCAATTGGCAGCTGAGAATAGAAAGACTATAGCAGCTCGGACAATCACAAAGAACTTACAAATGGAAATTAAGTctcttcaacaaaaaattaaG gaaaaggAACGAGAAGTTGGTATAAAAAATATCTACGCAAATCGGATGCTTAAAGGTCTACAGGACAAAGCTGATCCAGTACCTCGCAAAAAAG GGAGGAACCCTTTTCTAGGAGGGCTGGTTTCCAGTCACAGAGAAGGAAACATTTCTTGGCGTTTACTTACAGTACcag GTGTTAGTTTAAGCAAATCAGTACAAGTAAATAAGCAGAATTTTAGATCAGCACAGGTTTCACATCATCAAAAACAAGGAATAGTCAAGAGTGCAGCTCTATTCCTAGAG GAGAAAAAGACAACTGAAGACATAAATCAAAAAGTAGAACCCTATGAAGATACAAAACATAAGATAGAAATTGAACCAACCAAGAAACCATCAAAGCAAGAAACTTCTAATAAAACATGTAGAG AATTTTTAAGAGATGAAATACAGCTCACAGAAGAAAAAACTCATTTTGAATttatggaaagaaaaaagaaaaatagagaaGTGCAAAAACGGAAAGCTGACTTACTGAAAGAAGAACTGGAGAAACTGATGAAAGCAGGACAAACTCGACCGCCAAACGATGTCCCAGTAAGGAAGAATAATCAGGAAAAAGTTGTAGCAGAAGAGAatgaaaaggaggaaagaaaaagtaaacaaCTAAGTGACAAAGGAGCAGCAGAAGATAAAAGTGTAACTTCAACGCAGAATAACAGAACACCCACTAGACTAAAAAAACAGTATACCTTCACAGAAGCCACTGAAAACTTGCATCAGGGGCTTCCTGCATCAGGTCCAGTGTCCAACACAGGCAGCCTCCGCAAAAACAGACAAGCTGGTCAGCACCAGAGTGAGACAGCTGAATTGAAGGCAAGAAATTCATTTGGCATATATGAGCCATCATTTGGTAAAGTTACCAAAACAAGGCAGAAAGACACTGCTGCAGAGGATGGATGCTATGTTCGTACAACGCtaagagagaggaaaaattcTCTTATGGAAGAACTCTTTGGACCAAGCGGTGTCTTAAACAACCATTCAACCCCTAACACAAAAGGGCTTGATAAAGAACAAACAATTGTGGACAATGAAACGTTACATAATTATACAAGTGAGATTTCAGACTCTGACACTGGTCTGCAATGTGGAGATTCTAAACTTACACTAGGAAAGTCTTAG